A DNA window from Aspergillus nidulans FGSC A4 chromosome V contains the following coding sequences:
- a CDS encoding uncharacterized protein (transcript_id=CADANIAT00003536), whose amino-acid sequence MADKKLHLTAFMRPVSLHTGAWRYPDSYADANFNLAHLKSFIRKLEAAKFDAFFMADHLAVLNMPVEALKRSHTVTSFEPFTLLSALSQVTEKIGLAATASTTYDEPYHIARRFASLDHLSGGRAAWNIVTTANPESAKNFGRDEHLEHSERYKRAREFYDVVTGLWDSFADDAFIRDKESGIFFDPEKLHVLNHQGDDLKVRGPLNIARPVQGWPVIVQAGQSEPGRQLAAETAEAVFCSPRDLEGAKALYRDIKERAEAAGRNRDHIKILPAAFVLVGDSVEEAKRKRLELDSLVHYDSAIASLSIALGADASGFDQDGPLPVDLPETNASKTSRAGVVKLAEDEKLTVRQLAQRLGGYSGLAFVGTPASIADEMETWLMEEGADGFTVVFPFLPQGLDDVTQKVVPELQRRGIFRKDYTGNTLREHLGSEDNPNPDLSCGRQRSMDQTGDNSGSNSYDIDDNEHVHDNDKTGYQSTNWNYRKLYQPFQCLICQSRFTRHENLKRHALLHTRSHDELQLSCDFCTATFSRPDLRKRHMKRRHPEHEARRAKKRVQRGESTRQWSEGDGRDSVSPEGSHDGRSQQAVNNQTRGSASPWGDRRSPNISDLIQQALEEPRGDRIGQEVVDLQMLLDTGQIFRPPENIEQHLSGFTSSASLEDGSWRPSPSQISTGCALFFAHVSHFVPFLHQPTFDADQTPLHLLLSMLSLAFQYGSDPDSDTQAPDSGALLSARCFHRARALLTSSSTAGPLSTVQSYLLLQIASMMYLCSESHHTLQMHSASISLARTSGLMQRTALETSTSTSLTTLWHAFVSAESHKRTLFALHQIDALWYQFLSVPRSISHLEIKHDLPCPREQWVAASAEEWAHGQLIRGQTGPQSLQYVDAVRRFLSQESLLSLPVFDPYGAINIAQFLISSAREISGWSTMTGMLSIDRFGALRSSLETLHPFICPAHPSLSPVSSSAPPAQDALCPATWQTAMLELQIWSPAHTSGIIQTSISSLLEHSTQIHLSPSPQILCEEITAQAIKPHIDWFLTYLENTVDAEGEAPWVVVYAYKAFLIAWQLVRGGVEGAMRVVGVHDGDVIGAMEWARVVFARRKRWEVGRLVMGCLDRLATDINT is encoded by the exons ATGGCTGACAAGAAACTTCACCTCACGGCCTTCATGCGCCCCGTCAGTCTCCACACTGGCGCCTGGCGGTACCCAGACTCCTACGCGGACGCAAACTTCAATTTGGCGCACCTAAAATCCTTTATAAGAAAGCTCGAGGCTGCGAAATTTGACGCCTTCTTCATGGCGGATCATCTCGCCGTTCTGAATATGCCGGTTGAGGCCCTGAAGCGCAGCCATACCGTCACCTCCTTCGAGCCATTTACGCTTCTCTCTGCGCTATCACAGGTCACGGAGAAGATCGGTCTCGCAGCCACTGCATCCACCACGTACGATGAGCCGTATCATATTGCCCGTCGATTCGCGTCTCTCGACCATCTGAGTGGCGGTCGTGCGGCGTGGAATATCGTCACGACGGCGAACCCCGAGTCGGCCAAGAATTTCGGTAGAGACGAGCATCTGGAGCACAGCGAGCGGTATAAGCGGGCACGGGAATTCTACGACGTTGTCACCGGCCTCTGGGACAGTTTCGCCGACGACGCCTTCATCCGAGACAAAGAGAGTgggatcttcttcgacccgGAGAAGCTGCACGTCCTCAACCATCAAGGCGACGACCTGAAAGTCCGGGGCCCGCTGAACATTGCACGGCCCGTCCAGGGGTGGCCGGTAATCGTGCAGGCAGGCCAGAGCGAGCCAGGACGACAACTGGCGGCCGAGACTGCAGAGGCGGTGTTTTGTTCACCGCGCGATTTAGAGGGTGCAAAGGCGCTGTATAGGGATATCAAGGAGCGCGCCGAGGCTGCAGGGCGAAACAGGGATCACATCAAGATCCTGCCTGCGGCATTCGTCCTGGTTGGTGACAGCGTTGAGGAGGCAAAGAGGAAACGGCTCGAGCTGGATAGCCTAGTGCATTATGACAGCGCCATCGCGTCGCTGTCAATCGCCCTCGGCGCCGATGCGTCAGGGTTCGACCAGGACGGTCCATTGCCGGTGGACCTACCTGAGACGAATGCGAGCAAGACATCTCGCGCAGGTGTTGTCAAGCtggcagaggatgagaagctgACTGTGAggcagctggcgcagcggCTGGGCGGGTACTCGGGGCTTGCCTTTGTCGGGACACCGGCGAGCATTgcagatgagatggagacctggctgatggaggagggtGCCGATGGGTTCACGGttgtctttcctttcctgCCTCAGGGGCTGGATGATGTGACGCAGAAGGTGGTGCCCGAGTTGCAGAGGAGGGGGATCTTCCGGAAAGATTATACGGGCAACACGCTCAGGGAGCATTTAG GGTCTGAAGATAACCCTAATCCGGACCTGAGCTGTGGACGACAACGGTCAATGGATCAGACTGGAGATAACAGTGGGTCAAATTCATACGATATCGATGACAATGAACATGTACATGATAATGATAAGACCGGCTATCAATCAACTAACTGGAATTA TAGAAAGCTCTACCAACCATTTCAATGCCTCATCTGCCAGAGTCGCTTCACCCGCCACGAGAATCTCAAACGCCATGCCCTCCTCCATACCCGCTCCCACGACGAACTCCAGCTGTCCTGCGACTTCTGTACCGCGACCTTCTCGCGCCCAGACCTGAGGAAGCGGCATATGAAGAGAAGACACCCCGAACATGAGGCCAGAcgggcgaagaagagggttCAGCGGGGGGAGTCGACGAGACAATGGAGCGAGGGGGACGGGAGGGATTCCGTCTCGCCAGAAGGGAGCCATGACGGCCGTTCCCAGCAGGCAGTAAACAATCAGACTAGAGGGAGTGCAAGTCCTTGGGGGGATAGACGGTCGCCGAACATATCAGACCTGATACAGCAGGCCTTGGAGGAGCCGCGAGGCGATAGGATCGGGCAGGAAGTGGTGGAtctgcagatgctgctggatacCGGGCAAATATTCAGGCCACCAGAGAACATCGAGCAACACTTGTCAGGCTTTACTTCCTCGGCCAGCCTCGAAGACGGCAGCTGGAGACCCTCGCCGTCACAGATCTCGACCGGCTGcgctctcttctttgctcATGTCTCGCACTTTGTCCCTTTCCTCCATCAACCCACTTTTGACGCCGACCAGACACCCCTCCATCTGTTGCTGAGCATGCTATCTCTCGCCTTCCAGTACGGCTCCGATCCAGACTCGGACACGCAAGCCCCAGACTCTGGCGCTCTTCTCTCAGCCCGCTGCTTCCACCGCGCCCGCGCCCTTCTGACCAGTTCCAGCACCGCAGGCCCTCTCTCAACCGTCCAATcctacctcctcctccagataGCCTCGATGATGTACCTCTGCTCGGAATCCCACCACACGCTTCAGATGCACTCGGCCAGTATCTCCCTTGCCCGCACCTCAGGTCTCATGCAACGAACAGCTCTCGAAACGTCGACGTCTACATCGCTCACCACCCTCTGGCACGCATTCGTGTCTGCAGAGTCCCATAAACGCACCCTCTTCGCCCTCCACCAGATTGACGCTCTCTGGTACCAGTTCCTCTCCGTGCCGCGCTCCATCTCGCATCTTGAGATCAAGCACGATCTCCCATGTCCGAGGGAGCAGTGGGTTGCGGCCTCGGCAGAGGAGTGGGCGCATGGGCAGCTCATCCGGGGACAGACGGGGCCACAGTCGCTCCAGTACGTTGACGCAGTTCGACGGTTCCTTTCCCAAGAGTCCCTGCTCAGCCTCCCGGTATTCGACCCTTATGGCGCAATCAATATCGCGCAATTTCTCATCTCCTCTGCGCGCGAGATTTCCGGCTGGTCGACGATGACAGGGATGCTAAGTATCGACCGCTTCGGAGCGCTACGGTCGTCGCTTGAGACGCTGCACCCGTTCATCTGCCCAGCCCATCCGTCTCTGTCCCCAGTCTCATCAAGCGCCCCTCCAGCGCAGGATGCTTTATGCCCCGCTACCTGGCAGACGGCCATGCTCGAGCTCCAGATCTGGTCGCCGGCTCATACATCAGGCATAATCCAGACGTCGATAAGCTCGCTCCTGGAACACAGTACACAGATCCACCTCTCCCCGTCGCCGCAGATTCTGTGCGAAGAAATAACGGCTCAGGCTATCAAGCCACATATTGACTGGTTCTTGACCTATCTGGAAAACACAGTTgatgctgagggagaggcaCCCTGGGTGGTGGTGTATGCATACAAGGCGTTCCTCATTGCGTGGCAGCTTGTTCGAGGGGGCGTCGAGGGGGCGATGAGGGTTGTTGGGGTGCATGATGGGGATGTCATAGGCGCAATGGAGTGGGCAAGAGTCGTTTTTGCTCGGCGGAAGAGGTGGGAGGTTGGACGCTTAGTTATGGGGTGTTTGGATAGGTTAGCTACGGATATCAATACATGA
- a CDS encoding uncharacterized protein (transcript_id=CADANIAT00003537) — MEKNSLKDEDKDRASTAEGQVHVLPSSDDARMPSSLRSLSSDEYGELNKKIVRKIDTLVLPTIGMLYILNYIDRQNLAAAKLQGIMEDLSMTTQQFATAVSILFVGYLPFQIPSNLLITKIPRPGMYICAAVVVWGSISALTAAVKTYEQLLAVRATLGAAEAVFFPGAIYYLSAWYTKAELGKRIAALYIAQQVGNAFGGLFAAAILQLDGAHGIAGWQWLFIIEGSATVGIGAICALIMPEFPHNSRILSPIERDLAVWRIESEAGAAEGKENVSLLTGFVNALRDVKLLLLILANMLSQVQGSIANYFPTLVSSLDFSETLSLLLTAPPYILAGGVYYGIMYYSDSRNTVYPLILICVAITVVMYIIPMATLNVGARYFSMMILPFASVGPQLLLYKTINLHLARPVSKRAAASALVNAIGGTSNIWASYLYYDEPRFMAAFGALIGAGVCLGITVTVYRWIVRRENRRLDSGVEEEIEKVIKNGVTREMVGLGWRYEMY, encoded by the coding sequence ATGGAGAAAAACTCCCTCAAAGATGAGGACAAAGACCGAGCCTCCACAGCCGAAGGCCAGGTCCATGTCCTTCCCTCCAGCGACGATGCCCGCATGCCCAGCTCCCTCCGTTCCCTTTCGTCGGACGAGTATGGGgagctgaacaagaagatcgTGCGCAAGATCGATACCCTTGTCCTCCCCACTATCGGCATGCTGTACATCCTCAACTACATCGACCGGCAGAATCTGGCAGCTGCAAAGCTCCAAGGCATTATGGAGGACCTGTCCATGACCACGCAGCAGTTCGCAACGGCCGTCTCGATCCTCTTTGTTGGCTACCTCCCCTTCCAAATCCCCTCCAACCTCCTGATCACAAAGATCCCACGTCCGGGGATGTACATCTGTGCCGCCGTCGTTGTCTGGGGGAGTATATCCGCTTTGACGGCCGCCGTAAAAACATACGAGCAGCTCCTCGCTGTGCGTGCAACCCTCGGCGCCGCAGAGGCAGTCTTCTTTCCGGGAGCCATCTACTACCTGTCAGCATGGTACACGAAAGCAGAGCTCGGCAAGCGCATTGCAGCATTGTATATCGCGCAGCAGGTAGGCAATGCATTTGGCGGCTTGTTCGCAGCTGCCATCTTACAGCTCGACGGGGCCCACGGGATTGCAGggtggcagtggctgttcATCATCGAGGGATCGGCAACGGTTGGAATTGGCGCCATATGCGCCCTGATCATGCCCGAGTTCCCACACAACAGCCGAATCCTCAGTCCGATTGAGCGGGATCTGGCAGTCTGGCGGATCGAATCCGAGGCCGGTGCGGcggaggggaaagagaacgTCTCGCTCCTGACGGGGTTCGTGAACGCGCTTAGGGATGTCAAGCTCCTGCTACTCATACTGGCGAATATGCTCTCTCAGGTGCAGGGGAGTATAGCGAATTATTTCCCTACCCTGGTATCGTCGCTCGACTTTTCCGAGACGCTGTCTTTGCTCCTAACTGCGCCGCCGTATATCCTTGCTGGCGGCGTCTATTACGGAATCATGTACTACTCCGACTCGCGGAATACCGTCTACCCGCTTATTCTGATCTGCGTGGCTATCACCGTGGTAATGTACATCATCCCGATGGCGACATTGAACGTGGGGGCTCGGTACTTTAGCATGATGATACTCCCCTTTGCGTCCGTGGGCCCGCAGCTCCTCCTCTACAAGACGATCAATCTGCATCTTGCTCGACCCGTGAGTAAACGGGCGGCGGCATCTGCACTGGTCAATGCGATTGGAGGCACATCGAATATCTGGGCCTCTTACCTTTACTACGACGAACCGAGATTTATGGCGGCGTTCGGGGCGTTGATTGGGGCAGGTGTCTGCTTGGGCATTACGGTCACTGTTTACCGGTGGATTGTGCGCAGGGAGAATCGGCGCCTGGATTCaggagttgaggaagagatcgAAAAGGTCATCAAGAATGGAGTCACAAGGGAGATGGTTGGCCTGGGGTGGAGGTATGAGATGTATTAG
- a CDS encoding uncharacterized protein (transcript_id=CADANIAT00003540), with protein MTPAAPFNPPSPNLPGKPFVPEWNPPPVTKQTESFATLKSIDLSLLDSEDPVVVNRLIQQVKIAIRDDGFLFLENYGVSLEQLHRQFALAQYLYNNMSEEDKERLLFDPETGRWSGYKHPYGFKRHRGPPDGIEQFNFYTREWNDPSRIPTCLHPFMDEITAFCNYLTQSVNRRLLTLFSRVLELPDDYLWENVQSHGSPTGEGYFRHALFRPVQKETQEASKGLRMHGHTDFGLTTLLFSVPVSCLQIWGRDEKWYYVPYKPGALVINIGDTLEIVSGGHFKATRHRVYKPPADQLNEERLSLVLFNSSVGELRMQPAYESPLIQREGCIEEQGVYKEFKRLTEAGQLVPSNREWREIQIATATDPTDTDHNRIGVHQLCVISVASSSQYLILIPGHGSRQIMVQSWTQRHAG; from the exons ATGACCCCTGCAGCCCCCTTCAACCCCCCTTCCCCCAATCTCCCCGGCAAGCCCTTCGTGCCAGAATGGAATCCGCCTCCGGTTACCAAGCAGACTGAGAGCTTTGCTACCCTAAAGTCAATCGATCTGTCCCTCCTCGACTCTGAAGACCCGGTCGTGGTCAACCGTCTCATTCAACAGGTCAAGATTGCCATCCGCGACGACGGATTCCTATTTCTCGAGAATTACGGTGTCTCgcttgagcagctgcaccgCCAGTTTGCGCTCGCGCAGTACCTCTACAATAACATGAGCGAAGAAGATAAGGAGCGCCTTCTGTTTGACCCCGAGACAGGGAGGTGGTCAGGGTATAAGCATCCGTACGGGTTCAAG CGCCACCGCGGCCCCCCAGACGGAATCGAACAGTTTAACTTCTACACGCGCGAGTGGAACGACCCCAGCCGCATCCCGACGTGCTTACACCCTTTCATGGACGAAATCACCGCGTTCTGCAACTACCTTACGCAATCGGTAAACCGCCGACTGCTGACCCTCTTCTCACGCGTGCTAGAACTTCCTGACGACTACCTCTGGGAAAATGTGCAGTCGCACGGATCCCCCACGGGGGAAGGCTACTTCCGCCACGCGCTGTTTCGGCCTGTGCAGAAGGAGACGCAGGAAGCGTCCAAAGGGCTGCGTATGCACGGACACACAGATTTTGGACTTACAACGCTCCTCTTCTCAGTACCGGTCAGCTGCCTTCAGATCTGGGGAAGGGACGAAAAGTGGTATTATGTCCCGTACAAGCCTGGTGCTCTAGTTATCAACATCGGCGACACGCTGGAGATTGTCTCCGGTGGACACTTCAAAGCGACCAGGCATCGAGTGTATAAGCCGCCTGCCGATCAGCTAAATGAGGAGCGCCTGAGTCTTGTGCTGTTCAATAGCTCGGTCGGGGAGTTGCGGATGCAGCCTGCATATG AGTCCCCGCTCATTCAACGAGAAGGCTGCATTGAAGAGCAAGGTGTGTACAAGGAGTTCAAGCGTCTCACGGAAGCAGGCCAGCTCGTCCCGAGCAACCGCGAGTGGCGCGAGATCCAGATCGCCACGGCAACAGACCCAACGGATACAGATCATAACAGAATTGGAGTCCATCAG CTCTGCGTGATTTCCGTCGCCTCCTCAAGCCAATatctgattctgattccTGGGCATGGCTCAAGGCAGATCATGGTTCAATCATGGACCCAGCGCCACGCAGGTTGA
- a CDS encoding uncharacterized protein (transcript_id=CADANIAT00003535) codes for MSMTHENCAVVRDGFPRPVPDTPSNVLEQFKMAGKTIVVTGAADGIGYAVAEAMAEAGGDVALWYHSNDAAIAKAEGLTKEHGVRAVAYKVDVSDPDAVQSTISTVVKDFGKIDVFVANAGMAISKPILSQTLPEYKAQLSVNIDGIVYCAKFAGEVFARQRTGNLIITSSMSAHIVNVPTDQPIYNATKAFVTHFGKSLAREWREFARVNIVSPGFFDTKMGASPETVNEAYRMAVLGRQGSTKEIKGIYLYLASDASSYMTGSDVLIDGGTKLVYPASIGF; via the exons ATGTCCATGACTCACGAAAACTGCGCCGTCGTGCGCGACGGCTTCCCGCGCCCCGTCCCTGATACCCCCTCCAACGTTCTCGAGCAGTTTAAGATGGCCGGCAAGACGATCGTTGTCACCGGCGCTGCAGACGGCATTGGGTACGCGGTCGCTGAGGCGATGGCCGAGGCTGGCGGCGATGTCGCGCTGTGGTATCACTC AAACGATGCTGCGATTGCAAAAGCTGAGGGACTGACGAAGGAGCATGGTGTTAGGGCTGTTGCTTATAAGGTTGATG TATCTGACCCTGATGCGGTCCAGAGCACCATCTCGACCGTTGTGAAAGACTTTGGCAAGATCGACGTCTTCGTGGCCAATGCTG GAATGGCCATCTCAAAACCCATCCTCTCGCAGACACTCCCCGAATATAAAGCGCAACTCTCTGTCAATATCGACGGCATCGTCTACTGCGCCAAGTTCGCCGGCGAAGTCTTCGCCCGCCAGCGCACTGGAAACCTGATTATCACTTCGTCAATGAGCGCACACATTGTCAACGTCCCCACGGACCAGCCGATTTACAACGCGACGAAAGCGTTCGTCACGCACTTTGGCAAGTCCCTCGCGCGCGAGTGGAGGGAGTTTGCGCGCGTGAATATTGTTTCTCCGGGCTTTTTCGACACGAAGATGGGGGCGAGTCCAGAGACGGTGAATGAGGCGTATCGAATGGCGGTGCTGGGCAGGCAGGGATCTACGAAGGAGATCAAGGGAATTTATTTGTATCTTGCAAGTGATGCGAGTAGTTATATGACGGGGAGCGATGTGCTGATTGATGGAGG AACAAAGCTGGTATACCCCGCTAGCATTGGCTTCTAG
- a CDS encoding HpcH/HpaI aldolase family protein (transcript_id=CADANIAT00003538) translates to MSHPTPLTTTIRNPRLRLLNKLRRNEYPLMTFMALPSVRIAQILSLTGLDGIIIDCEHGHISDDSMHNAVAAISALGVSPIIRIRGPAHDIIKRALDTGAHGIMVPQINNADEARAIVASSKFPPQGLRGQGSAFPAIGHGLTTPEYMKSANETIITMIQIETKDGVKNVEEICAVEGVDMVFIGPNDLAMSLLGYVPARGDEPVFVEAVEKVISAARKYGKWAGRMVNDGTIAKAERERFDTVAVTGDTKAITNWYVKEFDIARS, encoded by the coding sequence ATGTCCCATCCCACTCCTCTGACCACCACAATCCGCAATCCCCGTCTGCGCCTGCTTAACAAATTGCGCCGAAATGAATACCCCCTTATGACATTCATGGCTTTGCCATCTGTGCGCATTGCCCAGATCCTCTCACTCACCGGCCTAGACGGTATAATCATCGATTGCGAACACGGCCACATCTCCGACGACAGCATGCACAACGCCGTcgccgcaatctccgccCTAGGCGTCTCCCCTATAATTCGCATCCGCGGGCCAGCGCATGATATCATAAAACGTGCGCTAGATACAGGCGCGCACGGGATCATGGTCCCTCAAATCAACAACGCGGATGAAGCGAGGGCGATCGTGGCTTCTTCAAAGTTCCCGCCTCAGGGGCTCCGCGGTCAGGGCTCCGCATTCCCGGCGATAGGGCACGGCCTTACGACACCTGAATACATGAAATCCGCAAATGAGACGATTATCACAATGATCCAGATTGAGACAAAAGACGGAGTCAAGAATGTCGAGGAGATATGTGCGGTGGAAGGGGTGGATATGGTGTTCATCGGGCCGAATGATCTGGCGATGAGTCTGTTGGGGTATGTCCCTGCTAGAGGGGATGAGCCTGTGTTTGTTGAGGCTGTAGAGAAGGTCATTTCTGCGGCGAGAAAGTATGGAAAGTGGGCAGGGAGGATGGTCAATGATGGGACTATTGCGAAGGCCGAGAGGGAGAGGTTCGACACCGTCGCGGTAACGGGGGATACCAAGGCGATCACGAATTGGTATGTGAAAGAGTTTGATATCGCTAGATCGTAG
- a CDS encoding RidA family protein (transcript_id=CADANIAT00003539), translating to MSRQLISSEKFPLKPHNCPATKVPGLVFLAGQTATGEIKQATRTVLQNIKEVLELSGSSLEQVVKYNVYLADMKDFAAMNEVYIEFLPKPMPSRSCLQALPPGEGTVIEIECIAQV from the exons ATGTCACGCCAACTCATCTCCAGCGAGAAATTTCCTCTCAAGCCTCACAACT GCCCAGCAACCAAAGTTCCcggcctcgtcttccttgCCGGTCAAACCGCCACAGGCGAAATCAAGCAGGCAACT CGCACCGTTCTCCAAAACATAAAAGAAGTCCTCGAGCTCTCTGGGTCGTCCCTGGAACAGGTGGTGAAATACAACGTTTACCTCGCCGATATGAAGGACTTTGCGGCCATGAACGAGGTCTACATTGAGTTTCTGCCCAAGCCGATGCCGTCAAGATCTTGTCTCCAGGCGCTGCCTCCGGGCGAGGGAACCGTTATTGAGATTGAGTGCATTGCGCAGGTTTAG